One genomic region from Ornithinimicrobium flavum encodes:
- a CDS encoding ABC transporter ATP-binding protein/permease, which translates to MAITQAVLLGVLVGRVVTGDAFADVLGWLVASLGLRGILAAATEQAARWAGLRVVAVVRLATLRHWLALPEGRRPGTDAAVARATEGVSALEAYVSRYLPALVTGAVVPALTVGTLLVIDPWSALIVVLTLPLLPLFAALIGQHTQAETEQRWGAMALLAGHFLDVVRGLPTLVAYGRADAQVEVVRTVGERHRSATMRTLRTAFLSTAALELLATISVAMVAVAVGLRLAYGAMDLTVGLVAILLAPEAYWPVRRVGQEFHNAADGATVLAELGADGVLGGPADVARAGGLRPGRGLALEHVSYAHPGRERTIVDLTLHAPAGPGLTALVGPSGAGKTTVLELLAGLRVPDVGLVSAPDAHLAGQRPVILPGTVRDNLLLVGGAAAEEGAEGGREDSREAVDSAGAVNARGPDDAPGAVDAPRPSSRTHPGDDELVAALRQVGLWDQLAERDGLKTPLGDDGFGLSAGQRARLALARALLSPAPLVLLDEPTANVAAEAVPALHALITGLARERRVVVVTHDPDLAARLTRCGGSPRPRMVVQHSCATFIVRAMNVTQEPCTSMGWMPPVRLSTPAFPASARPVRKSTHPPTESARTSPGRSSRCRCRPGAAGWWWPASWAGPRSGAGWR; encoded by the coding sequence GTGGCGATCACCCAGGCGGTCCTCCTGGGGGTGCTGGTGGGGCGCGTCGTGACCGGTGACGCCTTCGCGGACGTCCTGGGGTGGCTGGTCGCCTCGCTGGGGCTGCGCGGGATCCTCGCCGCCGCGACGGAGCAGGCGGCCCGTTGGGCCGGGCTGCGGGTCGTCGCCGTGGTGCGGCTGGCGACCCTACGCCACTGGCTCGCGCTGCCCGAGGGGCGCCGACCGGGCACCGACGCCGCCGTGGCGCGGGCGACCGAGGGGGTCTCGGCCCTGGAGGCCTACGTCTCGCGCTACCTCCCGGCGCTGGTGACCGGGGCCGTGGTGCCGGCGCTGACGGTCGGCACCCTGCTGGTCATCGACCCGTGGAGCGCGCTCATCGTGGTGCTGACGCTGCCGCTGCTGCCGCTCTTCGCGGCCCTCATCGGCCAGCACACGCAGGCCGAGACCGAGCAGCGCTGGGGGGCGATGGCGCTGCTGGCCGGGCACTTCCTCGACGTGGTCCGTGGCCTGCCGACGCTGGTCGCCTACGGCCGGGCGGACGCCCAGGTGGAGGTGGTGCGCACGGTCGGGGAGCGCCACCGCAGCGCGACGATGCGGACGTTGCGGACCGCCTTCCTGTCCACCGCGGCGCTGGAGCTGCTCGCCACGATCTCGGTGGCGATGGTCGCGGTCGCGGTGGGCCTGCGCCTGGCCTACGGCGCCATGGACCTCACGGTCGGGCTGGTGGCCATCCTGCTCGCACCCGAGGCGTACTGGCCGGTGCGGCGGGTCGGCCAGGAGTTCCACAACGCGGCCGACGGTGCGACGGTGCTCGCCGAGCTGGGCGCCGACGGGGTGCTGGGCGGGCCGGCGGACGTGGCGAGGGCTGGTGGGCTGCGGCCCGGGAGGGGCCTGGCCCTGGAGCACGTCAGCTACGCCCACCCCGGCCGCGAGCGCACGATCGTCGACCTCACCCTGCACGCCCCCGCCGGGCCCGGTCTGACCGCCCTCGTCGGGCCGAGCGGTGCGGGCAAGACCACCGTGCTGGAGCTCCTCGCCGGCCTCCGCGTGCCGGACGTCGGCCTGGTCAGCGCTCCCGACGCGCACCTGGCCGGGCAGCGACCGGTCATCCTCCCCGGCACCGTCCGCGACAACCTGCTCCTGGTCGGGGGTGCGGCCGCCGAGGAGGGCGCGGAAGGTGGCCGCGAGGACTCACGCGAGGCCGTGGACTCGGCTGGCGCCGTCAACGCCCGAGGGCCCGACGACGCACCTGGGGCTGTGGACGCACCCCGACCCTCCTCCCGCACCCACCCCGGTGACGACGAGCTCGTCGCGGCGCTCCGCCAGGTCGGGCTCTGGGATCAGCTCGCCGAGCGCGACGGGTTGAAGACGCCGCTGGGGGACGACGGCTTCGGGCTGTCGGCGGGACAGCGCGCCCGCCTGGCCCTGGCCCGCGCCCTGCTGTCACCCGCTCCCCTGGTCCTGCTCGACGAGCCCACGGCCAACGTCGCCGCCGAGGCCGTCCCCGCGCTGCACGCTCTCATCACCGGCCTGGCCCGCGAGCGCCGCGTGGTCGTCGTCACCCACGACCCCGACCTCGCGGCCAGGCTGACCAGGTGTGGCGGATCACCGCGGCCGAGGATGGTGGTGCAGCACTCTTGTGCCACATTCATCGTCCGGGCGATGAATGTGACACAAGAGCCGTGCACATCGATGGGGTGGATGCCTCCGGTCCGGCTGAGCACCCCCGCATTTCCGGCGAGCGCCCGCCCGGTCCGGAAGAGCACCCATCCGCCCACGGAGAGCGCGCGCACGTCCCCGGGCAGGTCGAGCCGCTGCCGCTGCCGACCGGGCGCCGCGGGCTGGTGGTGGCCTGCCTCCTGGGCGGGGCCTCGGTCGGGTGCGGGGTGGCGCTGA
- a CDS encoding M56 family metallopeptidase encodes MTAPVVTAAIITGALLLTLVAPRALSRWELLRRDPAAGLLLWQSVSISGVLLALLAAPVAALTLELDRRPVLLATAWTLSLLMLARVLWSGHRVGSDLRRRRARQRELVDLVGERLDSLGSVQRHDPISVLASASPTAYCLPGRRDRIVLSRAAVDRLGEEELRAVLAHEQTHLDHRHDLLLELFTVLHEAVPAPVRAPTAMREVHLLAELLADRGAVRRSSAPALGRALVAMATPAPPVDPGPDRTGLLEPALTGNGQHGQVRTRLGLLATDPAPTWVRAGLVGASGVVLALPPALVVTLGW; translated from the coding sequence GTGACGGCGCCGGTCGTCACCGCCGCGATCATCACCGGGGCGCTGCTCCTCACCCTCGTCGCCCCGCGGGCCCTCTCCCGCTGGGAGCTGCTCCGGAGGGATCCCGCCGCCGGGCTCCTGCTGTGGCAGAGCGTGAGCATCTCCGGCGTGCTGCTCGCTCTGCTGGCCGCACCCGTCGCCGCGCTCACCCTCGAGCTCGACCGTCGCCCGGTCCTGCTGGCCACCGCCTGGACCCTCTCCCTGCTCATGCTCGCGCGGGTGCTGTGGTCGGGCCACCGCGTCGGGTCGGACCTGCGTCGTCGGCGGGCCCGCCAGCGGGAGCTGGTCGACCTGGTGGGTGAGCGCCTGGACAGCCTGGGGTCGGTGCAGCGGCACGACCCGATCTCCGTCCTCGCCTCCGCCAGCCCAACGGCCTACTGCCTGCCCGGCCGGCGCGACCGGATCGTCCTGTCCCGCGCCGCCGTCGACCGGCTGGGCGAGGAGGAGCTGCGGGCGGTCCTCGCCCACGAGCAGACGCACCTCGACCACCGGCACGACCTGCTGCTCGAGCTCTTCACCGTGCTGCACGAGGCCGTGCCGGCCCCCGTCCGTGCCCCCACCGCGATGCGCGAGGTGCACCTGCTGGCCGAGCTGCTGGCCGACCGCGGCGCCGTCCGCCGCTCCAGCGCCCCCGCCCTCGGTCGGGCCCTCGTCGCCATGGCGACCCCCGCCCCGCCGGTCGACCCCGGGCCCGACCGCACCGGTCTGCTCGAGCCCGCCCTGACGGGCAACGGTCAGCACGGCCAGGTGCGCACCCGTCTGGGCCTGCTGGCCACCGACCCCGCCCCCACCTGGGTGCGGGCGGGGCTCGTCGGGGCCTCGGGCGTGGTGCTGGCCCTGCCTCCGGCGCTGGTCGTCACGCTCGGCTGGTGA
- the cydB gene encoding cytochrome d ubiquinol oxidase subunit II has protein sequence MELTTIWFVLIAVLWIGYFCLEGFDYGVGMLLPVLGRDEEGYAAREALPAAGGPWSGETRRRQMLSAIGPFWDGNEVWLLTAGGAIFAAFPHWYATLFSGFYLPLLLILVGLIIRGIGLEYRGKVDSRAWRARMDAMIVLGSLLPALLWGVAFSNIVSGVPIDAQMEYVGGFWSLLNPVALLGGLVTLTLFLTHGAIFVSLKTDGQLRHDARALALRTGVVSAALAVVWLGILHVRTGSTLSWLLAILAALALVGGLLLTWRGREGWGFAGTFGAIALATSSLFAALFPDVMPTTLADGLSLTKDNASSTELTLTIMTWVAVIFVPVVLLYTVFTYWTFRRRVSGHHIPTGVHHAAVTQETRAAVREPADS, from the coding sequence ATGGAACTGACGACGATCTGGTTCGTCCTCATCGCGGTGCTGTGGATCGGCTACTTCTGCCTCGAGGGCTTCGACTACGGCGTGGGGATGCTGCTGCCGGTGCTCGGGCGTGACGAGGAGGGGTATGCCGCCCGCGAGGCTCTCCCCGCGGCCGGCGGTCCCTGGTCCGGCGAGACCCGCAGGCGGCAGATGCTCTCGGCGATCGGCCCCTTCTGGGACGGCAACGAGGTGTGGCTGCTGACCGCCGGCGGCGCGATCTTCGCCGCGTTCCCGCACTGGTACGCGACCCTCTTCTCCGGCTTCTACCTGCCGCTCCTGCTCATCCTCGTGGGCCTGATCATCCGCGGCATCGGCCTGGAGTACCGCGGCAAGGTCGACTCCCGCGCCTGGCGGGCCCGAATGGACGCGATGATCGTGCTCGGGTCCCTCCTGCCTGCCCTGCTGTGGGGCGTGGCCTTCTCCAACATCGTGTCCGGCGTGCCGATCGACGCGCAGATGGAGTACGTCGGCGGCTTCTGGAGCCTGCTCAACCCCGTCGCCCTGCTCGGCGGGCTGGTCACCCTCACGCTCTTCCTCACCCACGGGGCGATCTTCGTCTCCCTCAAGACCGACGGGCAGCTGCGCCACGACGCGCGGGCGCTGGCGCTGCGGACCGGGGTCGTGAGCGCGGCGCTGGCCGTGGTGTGGCTGGGCATCCTGCACGTCCGCACCGGCAGCACGCTGTCCTGGCTGCTGGCGATCCTGGCCGCGCTCGCCCTCGTCGGCGGCCTGCTCCTGACCTGGCGCGGGCGGGAGGGCTGGGGCTTCGCCGGCACCTTCGGCGCCATCGCCCTGGCGACCTCCTCGCTGTTCGCCGCGCTCTTCCCGGACGTCATGCCCACCACGCTCGCGGACGGCCTGTCGCTGACCAAGGACAACGCCTCCTCGACCGAGCTGACGCTGACGATCATGACCTGGGTCGCGGTGATCTTCGTGCCCGTCGTCCTGCTCTACACCGTCTTCACCTACTGGACCTTCCGCCGGCGGGTCTCGGGGCACCACATACCGACGGGGGTGCACCACGCCGCGGTGACGCAGGAGACCCGGGCGGCCGTGCGGGAGCCGGCCGACTCCTGA
- the cydC gene encoding thiol reductant ABC exporter subunit CydC, translating into MALTATSGWLIVQASTMPVILTLLVAIVGVRAFGIFRPVLRYAERLVSHESALGELAARRAEVFARLVPLTPAALGRRSRGEVLTAVVRDLDDVVDEQVRVVVPAWSAVIATTVGVVLAAWHVPSAGVVLILGGALVAVVAAADRVAEQVAQAESVARRGEVQHRTTALVSRLLAVQAVTGLRADRSHLLAPVAQAEQAQRRAEQRLITARATALALLWMVVAGTVAAVVGLTWRALTADAITAPVAAMVALIPMALADTWVGAADIAGARARARAAGHRLEQVLGRTPAVAAAASVQLTAGRRGTAPTDHRTPEVGGHGPGTPSLRLDRTGAHWPAPPPAVDGDDRPGDLQGLDARRVDQPLDLHPLDLDLPPGSRVALTGPNGVGKSTALAVLARSLDPAVGRYEVDGTDVLDLDLQQVRALVALVDDEPHAFAGTVRANLALAAPHARDADLVAALDAVDLGRWFATLPEGLDTRLGGLSGGERARLSMARALVSGRPVVLLDEPTAHLDDATAERAMGGLLASRDPGTGVVVLVTHRPATAAGWTAVDLGATLASGGARADDRLPCPYG; encoded by the coding sequence GTGGCGCTGACGGCCACCTCGGGCTGGCTGATCGTCCAGGCCTCGACGATGCCGGTCATCCTCACCCTCCTGGTCGCGATCGTGGGGGTGCGGGCGTTCGGCATCTTCCGCCCGGTGCTCCGGTATGCCGAGCGGCTGGTGAGTCACGAGTCGGCCCTGGGCGAGCTGGCGGCCCGGCGGGCGGAGGTCTTCGCCCGGCTCGTCCCGCTCACCCCCGCGGCGCTCGGGCGGCGCAGCCGTGGGGAGGTGCTCACCGCGGTCGTCCGCGACCTGGACGACGTGGTCGACGAGCAGGTCCGGGTCGTCGTCCCGGCGTGGTCCGCGGTGATCGCCACCACCGTCGGGGTCGTCCTGGCCGCCTGGCACGTGCCGTCGGCCGGGGTGGTCCTCATCCTCGGCGGGGCCCTCGTCGCCGTGGTCGCCGCCGCCGACCGCGTCGCCGAGCAGGTGGCCCAGGCCGAGTCGGTCGCCCGTCGCGGCGAGGTGCAGCACCGCACCACCGCCCTGGTGTCCCGGCTGCTGGCTGTCCAGGCCGTCACCGGGCTTCGGGCGGACCGCAGCCACCTCCTGGCACCGGTGGCGCAGGCCGAGCAGGCGCAGCGTCGGGCGGAGCAGCGCCTCATCACCGCCCGCGCCACCGCGCTGGCCCTGCTGTGGATGGTCGTCGCGGGCACGGTGGCCGCCGTCGTGGGCCTCACCTGGCGCGCGCTGACCGCCGACGCGATCACCGCGCCGGTGGCGGCGATGGTGGCCCTGATCCCGATGGCCCTGGCCGACACCTGGGTCGGCGCGGCCGACATCGCCGGCGCCCGCGCCCGCGCCCGCGCCGCCGGTCACCGCCTGGAGCAGGTGCTGGGGCGCACCCCCGCCGTCGCGGCAGCAGCATCGGTCCAGCTGACGGCGGGCCGGCGGGGCACCGCCCCCACCGACCACCGGACCCCTGAGGTGGGAGGCCACGGCCCGGGCACGCCCTCCCTGCGCCTGGACCGCACGGGGGCGCACTGGCCGGCCCCGCCGCCCGCCGTCGATGGCGACGACAGACCCGGCGACCTCCAGGGCCTTGACGCCCGCCGGGTCGACCAGCCCCTCGACCTCCACCCCCTCGACCTGGACCTCCCCCCGGGCAGCCGCGTGGCGCTCACCGGCCCCAACGGCGTCGGCAAGTCCACCGCCCTGGCGGTCCTCGCCCGGTCGCTGGACCCGGCGGTCGGTCGCTACGAGGTCGACGGCACCGACGTCCTCGACCTCGACCTGCAGCAGGTCCGCGCGCTGGTCGCCCTCGTGGACGACGAGCCGCACGCCTTCGCCGGGACGGTGCGCGCCAACCTGGCCCTCGCGGCCCCTCACGCCCGCGACGCGGACCTCGTCGCCGCCCTGGACGCGGTCGACCTGGGCCGCTGGTTCGCCACCCTCCCGGAGGGACTGGACACCCGCCTCGGCGGGCTGTCCGGGGGTGAGCGCGCCCGGTTGTCGATGGCCCGGGCCCTGGTCTCCGGACGGCCCGTCGTGCTCCTCGACGAGCCCACGGCCCATCTCGACGACGCCACCGCCGAGCGGGCGATGGGGGGTCTCCTGGCCTCACGGGATCCGGGGACCGGGGTGGTGGTGCTGGTCACCCACCGTCCCGCCACCGCCGCCGGCTGGACCGCGGTCGACCTCGGCGCCACCCTCGCTTCCGGCGGCGCGAGGGCGGACGATCGGCTACCTTGCCCGTATGGATGA
- a CDS encoding BlaI/MecI/CopY family transcriptional regulator yields MALRSTSLGDLERTVMDTLWTHGPDLSVRDVMDHLPDREDKELAYTTVMTVLDRLTKKGMASRTRDGRAWRYTADASREELAATALRSALDNVQADRKLAMLHFLDDASPAELDDLKAALAEVERRHT; encoded by the coding sequence ATGGCCCTGCGCAGCACCTCCCTCGGCGACCTCGAACGCACCGTGATGGACACCCTCTGGACCCACGGTCCTGACCTGTCGGTCCGCGACGTCATGGACCACCTCCCCGACCGGGAGGACAAGGAGCTCGCCTACACCACCGTCATGACGGTGCTGGACCGGCTGACCAAGAAGGGCATGGCCTCCCGCACCCGAGACGGCCGCGCCTGGCGCTACACCGCCGACGCCTCCCGCGAGGAGCTCGCCGCCACCGCGCTGCGCTCGGCCCTGGACAACGTCCAGGCCGACCGCAAGCTGGCGATGCTCCACTTCCTCGACGACGCCTCACCCGCCGAGCTGGACGACCTCAAGGCCGCCCTCGCCGAGGTCGAGCGCCGACACACCTGA
- a CDS encoding cytochrome ubiquinol oxidase subunit I: protein MDVVDLARWQFGITTVYHFFFVPITIGLSLLVAVMQTAWMRTRNPQWLRLTKFYGKLFTINFALGLVTGIVQEFQFGMNWSDYSRFVGDIFGAPLAIEALLAFFLESTFLGLWLFGWGRIPEKLHAACIWLVHIGTMLSAYFILAANSFMQNPVGYRVNPDSGRAELTDFVAVLTNKVQLVTFPHVMTAAYMTGGAFVLAFALWHLWRTRTPQTDKPMYRKAAKLGAWTLLVASLGVILTGDLQGKIMTEVQPMKMAAAEGLYEDVPEGVGAPFSIITVGTLDGREEVWALTVPKLLSYLATGDLEGAVEGIDHIQERYQQTYAGSDLTEVDDYRPVIPVTYWSFRLMMGLGFAGMAVALAVLWLLRDGEPDSETRMEGRAWAGWAAAVVLFLPLFANSFGWIFTEMGRQPWVVMGLMTTQTGVSPGVGVGSVATSLVVYTLLYGVLAVAMVGLSLRYGRAGAEMVPEDASYDPKKRSDDDELVFTY, encoded by the coding sequence ATGGACGTTGTGGACCTGGCCCGGTGGCAGTTCGGCATCACGACCGTCTACCACTTCTTCTTCGTGCCGATCACGATCGGCCTGAGCCTGCTCGTGGCGGTGATGCAGACCGCGTGGATGCGCACGCGCAACCCGCAGTGGCTCCGGCTGACGAAGTTCTACGGCAAGCTCTTCACCATCAACTTCGCGCTCGGCCTGGTCACCGGCATCGTCCAGGAGTTCCAGTTCGGGATGAACTGGTCGGACTACTCGCGCTTCGTCGGCGACATCTTCGGCGCTCCGCTGGCGATCGAGGCGCTGCTCGCCTTCTTCCTCGAGTCGACCTTCCTCGGGCTGTGGCTCTTCGGCTGGGGCCGCATCCCGGAGAAGCTGCACGCCGCCTGCATCTGGCTGGTGCACATCGGCACCATGCTCTCGGCCTACTTCATCCTGGCCGCCAACTCCTTCATGCAGAACCCGGTCGGCTACCGCGTCAACCCTGACTCCGGCCGGGCCGAGCTCACCGACTTCGTGGCCGTGCTGACCAACAAGGTCCAGCTGGTCACCTTCCCGCACGTCATGACGGCGGCCTACATGACCGGCGGCGCCTTCGTGCTCGCCTTCGCGCTGTGGCACCTGTGGCGGACCCGGACCCCGCAGACCGACAAGCCGATGTATCGCAAGGCCGCCAAGCTCGGCGCCTGGACCCTGCTTGTCGCCTCCCTCGGCGTCATCCTCACCGGCGACCTCCAGGGCAAGATCATGACCGAGGTCCAGCCGATGAAGATGGCGGCGGCCGAGGGGCTCTACGAGGACGTCCCCGAGGGCGTCGGCGCACCCTTCTCGATCATCACCGTCGGCACGCTCGACGGCCGCGAGGAGGTCTGGGCGCTCACCGTCCCCAAGCTGCTCTCCTACCTCGCCACCGGTGACCTGGAGGGCGCGGTCGAGGGCATCGACCACATCCAGGAGCGCTACCAGCAGACCTACGCCGGCAGCGACCTCACCGAGGTCGACGACTACCGCCCGGTCATCCCCGTGACCTACTGGAGCTTCCGGCTGATGATGGGCCTGGGCTTCGCCGGCATGGCCGTCGCGCTCGCCGTGCTGTGGCTGTTGCGCGATGGGGAGCCGGACTCCGAGACCCGGATGGAGGGCCGGGCCTGGGCCGGCTGGGCGGCGGCGGTCGTGCTCTTCCTGCCGCTGTTCGCCAACAGCTTCGGCTGGATCTTCACCGAGATGGGCCGTCAGCCGTGGGTCGTCATGGGCCTCATGACCACCCAGACCGGGGTCTCCCCCGGGGTGGGCGTCGGCTCGGTCGCGACCTCCCTGGTCGTCTACACCCTCCTCTACGGCGTGCTCGCGGTCGCCATGGTCGGGCTCTCGCTCCGCTACGGCCGGGCCGGGGCCGAGATGGTCCCCGAGGACGCCTCCTACGACCCGAAGAAGCGCTCCGACGACGACGAGCTCGTCTTCACCTACTGA